From one Candidatus Alcyoniella australis genomic stretch:
- a CDS encoding DMT family transporter produces the protein MNKGKPALVAPALLVAVAAISFAAIFFIKAEPTHPLVSAGVRLAVAALLLAPFSVRALVNGGLRGRALISSLFAGLAYAVHFGAWVTSLGLTSVAASVTLVTINPLILALVGTLTRRDKPGGRLWLSIGLACVGVAIIGGHDLVGGRDALLGDGLALVGALAMSCYLLLGRSLGDKLDPLAYSGVATAVGAALLLGCATVAGVPIRVASSEALFYLVLAAVVPQLIGHNLITWSLRHAAPAAVAMSIVGEPAGAAILGWLWLGRPVSGITALGCIVTLSAVIIAVRQGTPGKIRSK, from the coding sequence ATGAATAAGGGCAAACCAGCGCTGGTCGCCCCGGCGCTGCTGGTTGCGGTGGCGGCGATCAGCTTTGCCGCGATCTTCTTTATCAAGGCCGAGCCGACCCACCCGCTGGTCAGCGCGGGCGTACGGCTGGCCGTGGCCGCGCTGCTGCTCGCGCCGTTTTCCGTGCGCGCTCTGGTCAACGGAGGGCTGCGCGGACGCGCGCTGATCTCGTCCCTATTTGCGGGGCTGGCCTACGCCGTGCATTTCGGCGCTTGGGTCACCTCCCTGGGTCTGACCAGTGTGGCAGCATCGGTGACCCTGGTGACCATCAACCCGTTGATCCTGGCTTTGGTCGGCACCCTGACCCGCCGCGACAAACCCGGCGGCAGGCTGTGGCTGTCCATCGGCCTGGCCTGCGTGGGCGTGGCGATCATCGGCGGCCATGACCTGGTCGGGGGCCGCGACGCTCTGCTGGGCGACGGACTGGCGCTGGTCGGCGCGTTGGCCATGTCGTGCTATTTGCTGCTTGGCCGAAGCCTGGGCGACAAGCTGGACCCGCTGGCTTACTCGGGCGTGGCCACGGCCGTGGGCGCGGCCCTGCTGCTGGGGTGCGCAACCGTTGCAGGTGTACCGATCCGCGTGGCCTCGTCCGAGGCGCTGTTCTACCTAGTGCTGGCAGCCGTGGTGCCGCAGCTGATCGGCCACAACCTGATCACCTGGTCCCTGCGCCACGCCGCACCGGCCGCGGTGGCGATGTCGATCGTGGGCGAGCCGGCCGGGGCCGCAATCCTTGGCTGGCTGTGGCTGGGCCGCCCGGTATCCGGAATCACGGCCCTGGGCTGCATCGTGACCCTGTCTGCGGTTATAATCGCGGTCCGTCAAGGAACACCCGGTAAGATCCGCTCGAAATGA